One Acidimicrobiales bacterium DNA segment encodes these proteins:
- a CDS encoding wax ester/triacylglycerol synthase domain-containing protein has protein sequence MKQLSGLDAGFLSMETSTQYGHVSSLIVVDPSTGSGDVYGDVRRVFEERLHLMEVYRRKLVEVPFGLDLPYWVEDPDLDLDFHLREIALPPPGDDRQLGDQVARIVARPLDRTRPLW, from the coding sequence GTGAAGCAGCTGAGCGGGCTCGACGCCGGCTTCCTGAGCATGGAGACGTCGACCCAGTACGGGCACGTGTCGTCCCTGATCGTCGTCGACCCGTCGACCGGCAGCGGCGACGTGTACGGCGACGTCCGCCGGGTGTTCGAGGAGCGCCTGCACCTCATGGAGGTGTACCGGCGGAAGCTGGTCGAGGTGCCGTTCGGCCTCGACCTGCCCTACTGGGTCGAGGACCCCGACCTCGACCTCGACTTCCACCTGAGGGAGATCGCCCTGCCGCCGCCCGGCGACGACCGCCAGCTCGGCGACCAGGTGGCGAGGATCGTCGCCCGCCCGCTCGACCGCACCAGGCCGCTCTGG